DNA from Daucus carota subsp. sativus chromosome 1, DH1 v3.0, whole genome shotgun sequence:
CCGATGGCTGATCCAGATGCATCACTCAGAGATTGAGAAGAGAGAGCAATTGTCCCTATTGAACCCGTGCAGTTCCTTACGTTTCTTCGTTCTTTCTAATTCATTCAATTCAAGACGGGTTCTGAACGCCGCATACATCATCTTCAACCAACCTCCAACTTCCCACCCTTTCTTTGAACCTTGTTCCAATGATCGAACTTAAAGATAATGAGCGGAGTGCCATTTGATGAGTAACTGAGAACAAAAGGAGAGGGAATGGAAAGAATGAGTAATGAAAGAGGAAGTCAGTGCTAGTAGTAACGACTTGTCCACGACCATTGGTCATATAGAATCCATGTCCGCGGTGTATCAAAAAACATTCTTTTCGCGAAGCgtatataataaataagagTGAAAGGGTCACCCCGAACAGGGGGTACTAACTAGCAGCTGAGTCCTCTCCCTCCGACCCGCAGGAGATAGTTGCCGGCATATACGGCTCACCAACTTCACTTGCCTCTAATGGGGGCTCGCTCCATGCAGGTTCGGATCACTTACAATACACGCTCTACGAAGAAAGGGGTTGGGTTAGCTCGTTTTCAAGATGATTCTTTTCTGTATTTGTTCGATGAGAAATTGCGAGACGAAAAAGGACCCATCTTTTTCGACTGGGAATGCGCCGCCTGTTTTGTCCACTTTCTCATCCCCCTCTAGAAAATGATGATAAAAAAGGAGGCGAGCTTGCTTCTTATTCGCGTCTTTTATCTCTTCCTCGCTGCCTCGCTCGTTGTCAACTATGTTGAATAAAGATTTGGAACCCTGTAGAGATGAAGAGGGGCCAAGGATCTTCTCTGCAACAAGTGCTTCTCGAGGCTCCACTCGTCCCCCCTGAATAGGTAAGGCCCCGTTAACAGCATTCAACCTCTGATTCGAAACCATCGAATTTACGAGATCAAGTCTACAAAAAGATGCACAAGAGGTGAATGAAAAGATGGTTGATAAGAAAGTGTTCTGTTTTTCTCCTTCAAAGATTCGTTAAATCTACTCCTGGAAAACTGGCTACCCTGGCACAGAGCCTGTGTCCGGATCTTGGGGCTAAATATGATTTCGATCATGAGCAACTCAAAACTGTGGAAGATATCTCTCTTAGGGAAGAAGAATTGCGTGAGTATTTGAAGCAGATGTGCTTCTACTTGGAGGAGTTCTGAAAAAAGCTCAAGAGATCATCTTGAATATCTATAAGGTGAACCTAAATACAGTCTTGACCATATCATCCCTAGCTATGAGAAATCTTTCGTATTCAATACTATGATGCTTCGTCTTTTCCAATCCACATCCCAAACGTGAATGAAGATCAATTCATCAGGAAGGGCTACTACGGAGGTCATGTTGATGTCTATAACCAAGAGGTGAGAACTTGTACTAACTAGGATTTGAACTCTCTCTATCCTATGTGATGCAAGAATACCCAATGCCTGCTGGTAAAACCATACTGGAATGGAGATCTGAGGGAAGAAGATTTAGACACCCTCTATGGATTTATTGAGGCTTATGGTGAAATGCCCGATTCTATCAAAAAACATTTCTACCCTATAGGGAAAAGGTTAAATGGATCTCTCATCTTTCAACAGGATACTTTGTCGGTGTTTTACTATAGCGAGGAGTTGAAATATGGCTCGCGGATTTGGGCTACACCAATCTACCTCTACGTGCTATCTCTTTAAGAAGACGGAAAGCCCTTTGCAAGACCTTTTGTCAACGGAGCTATAGTACTAGCAGGTTAGAGGCTAAGAAATATGATGATGAGGAAATGTTCTTATGTTTACCAAAATCCTTATGAATTCACTTTACGGCAGATTTGGTATCAATCCAAAAATGACTATTACCGGAGATCTGCAATCAAGATTGTTACAATCAATTAGTAGAAAGGATACTTTCATAAATGGGGACAAACTGTACGAAGATACATACGTAGCGAATTTAAAGAAGATTTATCAACAGATAGTTGGGACCCGCCTAAGAATGCTGCAGTCCAACTAGCACGGCTATTACAGCATGTGCAAAGGATCCATATGTATCCATATATACGCAAGAGAGGACTGCTACTACACATGACACAGACTCTATAGTTCTTGGTAACCCACTCCTCAGATGATATGGTATCTTCTCAGTCCTTAGGGAAATTGAAGCTAGAAGATCAATAGCGTGGGGGCTCTTTTTAGCACCTAAAACCTATTGCTTTACTACAATTGATGGAAAGATGTACTAAACACCAAGGGTGCAGCAGAAAACATTTTGTTGACATTGATTGGTATGAAACCAATATGCTAATAGAAGAACGAGAAAAGGTACCGTATTCGACTCCCTTTGGTGTTGATTGGAATCAACTTCGGATTGTAAGGAAAACGTCCACATCTTGCGATGAATGTGGATATCGGTACCAAAAGGAAAGTGGTATACAGTGAAAATAATGTTTGGTTGGAGACCACACCCTTTAAAGTGGAAAACTTAAAAGACTGCTCAAATCAGGACTTGAGATACATTATCAAGAAAATCCAACATgagaaagataaagaagatGAGACTACTAACACTTCTTCAACTACGCCTACGGATGGCAAGAAAGAGACAGAAAGCAGCAACGTTGATGATAGCACTTCTTCGCCAACCAGCTCTTCAACAACCATTGATGATAGAACTTCGACTAATGCACCTTATAGCACTGTTGAGAACCCACGCTCTGGcaatgatagtgatgaagacggCTACGCCAGTGATAGAAACGAACGCTCAGACTCACGCTCTGGCAATGATAGCAATAACCATAACAGCAACGAACGCTCAGGTGGCAACAACGTTGATGAACGCTCAGACTCACGCTCTGGCTACGGCAGTTCACATGAAAGCAATGATAATAGCAATAGCTCTGGGAGTGATGAAGACGGTGACAATAAGGATGAAATCCTACCGGATAAAGAAGATGAGACTACTAACACTTCTGAGAAGTCTTCTTCAACTACGCCTACGGATGGCAACAAAGAGACAGAAGCAAGAACTGTTCGTTCAGATGGCAATGGCAGCTACTATGATAGCACTTCTTATAGCACTGTTGACACTCAACATACGGATGACCATGATAGTGAACCAGAGAATAGCTCCCCTGGCAACGATAGCAATAACAACAATGATAATAGCTCTGGTAACGGCAAGGGATGGTCCTTAGAGAAAGAATATGATAACAATTCTGGGAGTGACAATAAGAGTTGTACCCCTCCTGAGAACCATTCTTCAAGTGATTCAGACAACAATAACAATAGGACTTCTTCGCCTACCACAACTAACAGTTCTTCAGGATGGGATGCACTTGTAAAagagatgaaaagagaaaaagaacaaaaagaaagagatacAACTTCTTCAACTAGCAGCACTTGTGAGCCTACTTCTACCTATGCGCCTACTGCAAATGATTACACTACAGCGCGAAACGTAGATGATTATTCTCAACGTGACACCATAGGAGAAAATGAATTGATTGAACACTATGTTATTAGAATGGAGAACAAAGATAGAGTGAAAGAGATCTGGGATCGCAAAGCAAGAGCAGAAGAAATGCTGAGCAAACTCAATTCAGACAATGTATACAACCCTAGAACAAGAAATTATTGGAAAGATGAAATCAGGTGTGTAAACCGGGCCTATGCTATCTTCAAGACCCAGAAGGACATCAGGGAAGGTAAGACAACAGTAGAAGATATTACACTATCCAACTGGTATGCTGGGGATTATTCTGCGGATATTCCTTATCCCTATGATCCAGACGTTAAGATACTTCTTGACAAATTCAAGGATAAAGAAAAAGCACAACACGTATGGCTATGGAAAGAGAGAACCCATATGGAGCTAAAAAGAGAAGCTGAGAAGGGAGATAATGCTGACCAACGACTTTTGATGTTGTACAAATATCGTATAGCATGTGTCAAGGTCGCTTACTCTAAATACATGGATAGTCAACAAATGGATGGAGACGAAAGACTCGAATCTTTAGCAGACTTCCTACCCTCTAATGATAGCTATGATTATGAGAGCAATGGCAGCTACTATGATAGCTATGATGTAGAGAGCAATGGCAAGAATGATGATTCTAGCTTAACTACAAGTGTAAACGATACCACTACAAGCGAAGACAGAGTAACCAACGATTACACTACAAGCTCGAGCAATGACAGCTACTACGATAGCTCTTCTTCCATTGATATAAGTGCGCAGGAGCTGGATAGAAGTTCAGATAAGACTGATGATCATACGCAAGAACAAAGAGATAATGCTCATCTTTCAGAACCCTTTAAGCGCGACAAAGAGGTCGAGCATCTTGAGAAGAATCAAGATGATCCATAGATAAGCGGCAGAAAGATCTTCTATTATAGACACctacttatattatatacaatcaAATCGATCTTCTCCACGTTCTATCGTGCCATCAGGTGCAATACGAAAGACTTTCTTTACAGGACCTATTCTCGAGTACATACATCCTAAAGTATCGATAGACTTTATATACCCGTTGACTAGCTCAAGATCTACCAGCAGATCTTCTATACCGAAGAAAGCCTTTTCTTGTTCATTGTCTTTAATAAAGATAAAAACGGTATCATAATACCTCTCAAACTCAATACTAGGATACTTTCGAGCAAAGCCAGGATCAAAGCTTTCGGCCAAGTATAGATTGAATAAGACTCTGCATATTTCACCTAGAGTTGGTATACCATAAGGAGATGGTGGATGATACATATCCTGATGTAAAATATTGAGTTCCATCAACTGAGATATGAGTCTATAGACAGACTTATCATGAAGGATAGGTGACAGCGTCTCTAATAAATGAGTTTTAGGAATGAAATTCAAGGATTCATCTAATTCAATTGAGTACAACCTTTGAACCCTTATACCTAGAAGACTTTTATAAAAAGCCTCGATACTTGATCGATTCAATATTCGGTAATCATCATTTAGCGGTAAGCTACCACAGAGAAACGATATAAGAAACGTGCTAAACCAGTGTAGACCACGACATCATCCTTATGCGGTAAAAGAACCTCTATAGAACCACGATGACGTCGACTTTTGCGAAACATGATATCAGGATAAGATGATATAAGTACTTCGGCATAATACTTTGAAAAAGCATACTCCGGGATGAGAAGATATCTTAGTGGAGATAGATGGACTCATCCGAACATATTTGTTGTAGAATTGATTCTAATTGATCAAGAGGCATAGACCAACTTGTAGTTGTCGTTAAATCGTTATGAACAAAGAGAATATCTTCCAATAGCTGTTGGCGTGTACATAAAGACGAGTTAAAGCGCTTTAGAATACAATATCCATATCCATTAGATAGATAATGGTTTTGAGAACGTAAGACGTTAGACACACTAAGTGAATGAAGTACAATGCCCATTTTTTTCCTTCTATACATTGTTCATTACATTACTCATATCTACTACACCTGTAGTAATTATGAAGGCAATCATTAAGCCTAAACATACATTCCGAAGAACCACACCACTAGCCGGGATATTCATCTCAGAAAACGGGGGAACATTCACAAATGTTGATTTGATCCTCTCAGACATATCCTTTTGAGCTGTAAACTCAACACAATTGTAGGAGGGATCCAAAAAGTCCATATTTAAGAGAGGATCATATGAGACGATAGGTGTAAAGAGCTCCATAGGAGCTTGACCATCAATACATGGGAAAAATGTATACCACACTGTGCAACCAAACCCCGAACAggttaatattaaaaaacgTCCAAAGGTACCATTAAAGAAGGTTATAACCTCCACTAAGTTTTTATAGTAATTCACATCTAAGACACTTCTCATTCCATCCTGGCGACTAAACGAACACAACTCCCGTACCGATGACATCTTCTTACTCATGGATAAATGAAGCGAATTCATCCAGTGAGTGTAACTCCTCTTCATCAAACTAGATGGAAATCGAGCATCATGCATGATAAACTCTGATTGGCCTGGATTAAAACGATATCCTAAACCCATAAAGGTTGTTCTTTGACTTTCAAATAGACAGTCTATCAAACCATGAGGAAAAGTCATAACAGGAGGATTGACTTTGAAGTGCGCTTCAGAACGAATATTCTTCATATAATTACAGACATACGACATATGGGAACCCAGAACACTCTTAGGCATTATCTGAGTTCTATTTCGATTAATCGTAATATTACGAGGAATACGACGTGAGACAACATTGGAGGATGATGAATCCTCAGATGGTTGATCATTACCCAGAGAGAGGTGTGCAACCTTATCGGGTAATCTAGCTACACCCTGTCAGAATATTTTTCTTGAGAAAAGCTATCGTAGATCTCATATTCCGACTGGTGGTATAACGATATAGCAAAACAGAGACTGAAGGCGTAACATGTGATGTAGATACATACGAACAGATCATATTAATTGAACGTTTTCTAAGATAGAGTAATAAGATTGGTTTTTGGAAACGATCCCAGCCTATTATTGCATATAtggatatatatgtatactatACTAGCATCCTTTTAGATAAGTAAGCTTAGGGGTGTTCTCAGTCGGCGAAGCCTCACATCCAACAGAAAGCATCTTTTAGATTCATATATATCCATATACTCTTACAGGAAGCTGACCGCTCGGCCACCACCGCTGTGACCTGGTTTACTAGACTACCCATATATGCAGTGAGAGGCTGGATAACTCAACAACCTCTGATACTTTCCGGGATTGGGCATCCATAATATGTTGAGACCTTATTAGTCTCTACTCTATGGACTTGGATCTCTTTTAAACGTGAAGTTGCTAACTCATCTCCCCGTTGCCCTACGACCACTAGTTCTAGTAGCCAGCATTCACACTCTATATTTGCTAGAACCTAGATAGGTTCCACTATAGAGATAGGCCTGTCTTATACTCTATAAGGGGTAGAAGGTGTGTATCTGTATTCGCTCTTTTCATCCAACTCGAAATATCGTAAGAGAATAACTTTTACGCCCAACAACTCACATGCCTTTCTTGGCCCAACAGGCTAGCTCTTTTCCACAAGTCTTTCTTCATAGAGGAGGAAGCGGAACTATAGagatgaaataaaaatatgaatatgaagAATTTCATAGACGAACCCTGTTTTTCAGTCGGAATCGGAATCGGAATCGGAATAGTTCTTTCGCTAGCTTTCTTTGCCGGGTGTGGGGAAGGGCTCTGAAATTCTTATTTTGGAGTTGGAATTGGACAAACTCAAACAAAAAACCGAGTCGAAACTAGAAATGATTTTTAAAGATTATACTGCTACAAATGGTAATCGTAGATTACCTGACGAACTCGATTTCAAACATATAGTCGATAATGTCTTTATTATAGACGAGTCTTTGCAAGAACAAATTATAGGACtgcacaaaatatatttaaatctcATTAGTCATGGCACAGACAGTAGTTACTTTATTGAGATTCTGAATACGTATGGCCCTTTTGTAGGTATGTAGTTAGGACTTGGCCTGGAAGAATCAAATGAAATACGAACAACCGCGCTGGTCGTAATAGATCAACTTTCATGCTCCAGCGTGAAAGTTCCATTTCAGGGAAGGACGACGTACTATGATACTTTCTGTTTTGTCGAGCCTTGCTTTGGTCTCTGCTTTGATGGTTGTACGTGCTAAAAATCCGGTACTTCCGTTTCGGTTTTCCATCCCAGTCTTTCGCAACACTTCAGGTTTACTTCTTTTGTTAGGTCTCGACTTTTTCGCTATGATCTTCCCAGTAGTTTATATAGGAGCTATAGCCGTTTCATTCCTATTCGTTGTTATGATGTTCCATAATTCAAATAGCGGAGATTCACGAAGAAGTATTGCGCTATTACCAGTGAGTGGTATTATTGGACTGATCTTTTGGTGGGAAATGTCTTCATTTTAGATAATGAAAGCATTCCATTACTACCAACCCAAAGAATACGACCTCTCTGAGATATATGGTTTATGCCGGAAAGGTACGAAGTGTGGACTAATTTGGAAACATTGGGCAATTTACTTTATACTTACTATTCCGTCTGGTTTTTGGTTCCTAGTCTGATTTATTAGTAGCCATGAGTGGGGCTATAGTACGGACTATGCATTAGGACTACTAAGGTGAAAAGACAGGATGTATTCCGACGAAATGCTATTGATTCTAGGAGGACTATAATGAGGAGGACGACAGACCCACTCACTATCGACTAAACGGAGAAGTCGCGCCGAAGGGAGCATATTGGTTCGAATCCAATCTTGAGAAGAGTCCAGAGTGTGCTCTCACCTCGACTTGCTGCTGCATTAGCTACAcgaaaataaatatacaaagcATAGCTTGACTCCGTATAGAGCATAGCACTGGCCAATCTCTATACCTAAGAGTTGTTACAACCTTAGCGAAGGAACGTTTCATGTTCCTGGGGCTACCTTTCTTAGATGAAACCAGGAAGTGCCGGAGAACAACAAAAGAATCGAATCCATGGGCGGTGCCACAGCTATTATTCAAAAGCTCGGAAATTACTTCTGGGAACAGCCGAAGATAGAAAGACCAGTGCCTGGCCTGCTACTGCTTCGGATGGATAATACGACGTTACTACTCTCCTTCTTGCTTGCCATTTCCTTTTTAAGCTGCTCATTCTTCAACCCAGGAT
Protein-coding regions in this window:
- the LOC135151266 gene encoding uncharacterized protein LOC135151266; this encodes MNVDIGTKRKVVYSENNVWLETTPFKVENLKDCSNQDLRYIIKKIQHEKDKEDETTNTSSTTPTDGKKETESSNVDDSTSSPTSSSTTIDDRTSTNAPYSTVENPRSGNDSDEDGYASDRNERSDSRSGNDSNNHNSNERSGGNNVDERSDSRSGYGSSHESNDNSNSSGSDEDGDNKDEILPDKEDETTNTSEKSSSTTPTDGNKETEARTVRSDGNGSYYDSTSYSTVDTQHTDDHDSEPENSSPGNDSNNNNDNSSGNGKGWSLEKEYDNNSGSDNKSCTPPENHSSSDSDNNNNRTSSPTTTNSSSGWDALVKEMKREKEQKERDTTSSTSSTCEPTSTYAPTANDYTTARNVDDYSQRDTIGENELIEHYVIRMENKDRVKEIWDRKARAEEMLSKLNSDNVYNPRTRNYWKDEIRCVNRAYAIFKTQKDIREGKTTVEDITLSNWYAGDYSADIPYPYDPDVKILLDKFKDKEKAQHVWLWKERTHMELKREAEKGDNADQRLLMLYKYRIACVKVAYSKYMDSQQMDGDERLESLADFLPSNDSYDYESNGSYYDSYDVESNGKNDDSSLTTSVNDTTTSEDRVTNDYTTSSSNDSYYDSSSSIDISAQELDRSSDKTDDHTQEQRDNAHLSEPFKRDKEVEHLEKNQDDP